Proteins from a genomic interval of Diospyros lotus cultivar Yz01 chromosome 6, ASM1463336v1, whole genome shotgun sequence:
- the LOC127804179 gene encoding diacylglycerol kinase 2 has protein sequence MLDFSIPFLRLLISSDAYGPSVFGWLVYGSFGLLAIMYALLKWQRKTSLNWIKASAREKKKARNKLKVPSSHHTWMQDSASRGQPSTCCVCLTSLLPPQNLGKKAACRSPVHRCYVCGVAAHFHCYQFAANDCKCVAQAGCSHVQHHWSERWINMDENSEMSAFCFYCDEPCGVPFLDASPTWHCLWCQRLIHVKCHAKMSEESGDACDLGALRRVILSPSCVKEVQGESIGGGILSSITEDFIASSVRGQIRSRRHKNKHGSGHSVNGKLQDTSVAKTALQYLYYGLVGFKKPSFEKHSDYYTKNGGMLGKKGNQTGLINQKHVIAVCCQIKKYTIVDLPQDARPLLVFINTKSGAQNGPSLRRSLNMLLNPVQVFELSSSQGPEAGLEMFSNVQYFRVLVCGGDGTVAWVLDAIEKKNFETPPPVAVLPLGTGNDLSRVLCWGRGFSTVEQQGGLNTFLHDITHAAVTMLDRWKVSIMEENPDCDPKVQSKFMMNYLGIGCDAKVAYEFHVTREENPNKFYSQFVNKLRYAREGARDIMDRTCADLPWQVRLEVDGRDVLIPRDTEGLIVLNIGSYMGGVDLWQNDHDHDDDFNLQSVHDKMLEVVCVSGAWHLGKLQVGLSQARRVAQGRVIRIHASSSFPVQIDGEPFIHKPGCIEITHHGQVFMLRRASGSKEPRGHAAAIMTDVLVDAECKGLIDASQKKLLLQQIAVQLA, from the exons ATGCTTGATTTCAGTATTCCATTCTTAAGGTTGCTTATCAGCTCCGATGCTTATGGTCCATCTGTTTTTGGATGGCTGGTATATGGATCATTTGGACTTTTAGCTATTATGTATGCATTGCTTAAGTGGCAGAGAAAGACTTCTCTTAATTGGATTAAAGCTTCtgcaagagaaaagaagaaagctAGGAACAAGCTAAAAGTTCCTTCATCACATCATACATGGATGCAAGATTCCGCTTCCCGTGGACAGCCATCCACTTGCTGTGTTTGCTTAACGTCCCTGCTGCCTCCACAAAATTTAGGTAAAAAAGCAGCATGTCGTAGTCCTGTCCATCGTTGCTATGTTTGTGGTGTAGCAGCTCATTTTCATTGTTATCAGTTTGCAGCAAATGATTGCAAATGTGTAGCACAAGCTGGTTGTAGCCATGTGCAACACCACTGGTCAGAAAGATGGATTAACATGGATGAGAATTCAGAGATGTCTGCTTTCTGTTTCTACTGTGATGAACCTTGTGGCGTTCCTTTTCTTGATGCTTCTCCAACATGGCATTGCTTATGGTGCCAACGGCTTATACACGTCAAATGTCATGCCAAAATGTCTGAAGAATCTGGTGATGCTTGTGATTTGGGTGCTCTTAGAAGAGTTATCCTTTCCCCCAGCTGTGTGAAAGAAGTTCAAGGCGAATCAATAGGAGGTGGGATCCTGAGCTCCATAACAGAAGATTTTATTGCCTCTTCTGTTCGTGGGCAAATTCGAAGTAGGCGCCACAAAAACAAACATGGAAGTGGTCATTCTGTTAATGGGAAGCTGCAGGATACTTCAGTTGCCAAGACAGCACTCCAGTATCTGTACTATGGGCTTGTTGGTTTTAAGAAGCCAAGTTTTGAGAAGCACAGTGACTACTACACGAAGAATGGTGGAATGCTTGGCAAGAAGGGCAACCAGACTGGGTTAATCAATCAAAAACATGTAATTGCTGTCTGTTGCCAAATTAAGAAGTATACAATTGTGGACTTGCCACAGGATGCTAGACCCCTACTGGTCTTCATTAATACCAAGAGTGGAGCTCAAAATGGGCCTTCACTTCGGAGGAGTTTGAACATGCTATTGAATCCTGTACAG GTTTTTGAACTCAGTTCCTCCCAAGGTCCCGAGGCTGGTTTAGAGATGTTTAGCAATGTACAATATTTTAGGGTTTTGGTGTGTGGTGGAGATGGTACTGTTGCATGGGTCCTTGATgcaattgagaagaaaaattttgaaacgcCACCACCTGTTGCTGTACTGCCTCTGGGCACAGGAAATGATTTGTCAAGGGTTTTGTGTTGGGGAAGAGGGTTCTCAACAGTAGAACAACAAGGTGGATTGAACACTTTTTTGCATGACATCACTCATGCAGCAGTTACCATGCTAGATCGCTGGAAAGTTAGTATTATGGAAGAAAACCCCGACTGTGATCCTAAAGTGCAATCCAAATTCATGATGAACTATTTAG GAATAGGTTGTGATGCAAAGGTTGCATATGAATTCCATGTGACTCGGGAAGAAAACCCTAACAAGTTCTACAGTCAG TTTGTTAATAAATTGCGGTATGCAAGAGAAGGTGCCAGGGATATAATGGACAGAACTTGTGCTGACTTACCATGGCAAGTTCGGCTTGAAGTAGATGGGAGAGATGTTCTGATCCCAAGG GACACTGAGGGTTTGATTGTGCTGAACATAGGCAGCTATATGGGTGGTGTTGATCTCTGGCAAAATGATCATGACCATGATGATGATTTTAATCTTCAGTCCGTGCATGACAAAATGCTAGAGGTTGTATGTGTTTCTGGTGCATGGCACCTTGGCAAACTTCAG GTTGGACTGTCACAAGCAAGGAGGGTTGCCCAAGGGAGAGTCATTCGTATTCATGCTTCTAGTTCTTTCCCTGTTCAAATTGATGGGGAGCCTTTTATCCATAAACCTGGCTGTATAGAGATAACACATCATGGGCAG GTGTTTATGTTGAGGAGAGCATCAGGTTCAAAGGAACCCAGAGGTCATGCAGCTGCAATTATGACAGATGTGTTGGTGGACGCCGAGTGTAAAGGCCTTATTGACGCATCTCAGAAGAAGTTACTTCTACAACAGATTGCTGTCCAGCTTGCCTGA